The Triticum aestivum cultivar Chinese Spring chromosome 7B, IWGSC CS RefSeq v2.1, whole genome shotgun sequence genome window below encodes:
- the LOC123159005 gene encoding uncharacterized protein — protein sequence MEVREKRKKGGAVQRPRQELVGAWRRRTGAGEGRIRRDGEESLNIQTRRNSLFILLVLFVQRKEKRKAATPPAGWVTATRPRVVQPLLRVRMRTYHQSSLGCTATIFADNPSTHTRPFAGTLSDLRYILLFITFASSHRMHACFSTQLAAARTNLT from the exons ATGGAGGTGAGGGAGAAAAGGAAGAAAGGAGGGGCGGTGCAGCGACCTAGGCAGGAGCTCGTCGGAGCGTGGCGACGGCGGACGGGCGCGGGAGAGGGGCGGATCCGGCGCGACGGCGAGGAGTCCTTAAATATTCAGACTCGTCGTAATTCCTTATTCATCCTGCTGGTGTTGTTCgtccagaggaaggagaagaggaaggCGGCAACGCCGCCGGCCGGTTGGGTGACAGCAACCAGGCCACGGGTGGTGCAGCCACTCCTGCGAGTAAGAATGAGGACTTACCACCAG TCATCGCTTGGCTGTACAGCGACGATTTTCGCCGATAATCCGTCTACTCATACTCGACCGTTCGCCGGAACTTTGTCTGACCTGAG GTATATACTACTTTTTATCACTTTTGCTTCTTCTCACCGGATGCATGCATGCTTCTCCACACAG CTAGCTGCAGCGAGGACCAACTTGACTTGA